One segment of Candidatus Paceibacterota bacterium DNA contains the following:
- a CDS encoding MerR family DNA-binding transcriptional regulator, whose amino-acid sequence MERKFITIKQASDILGVSTLTLRNWDKSGKFKALRHPINNYRVYELSEIERLISEMKNANNQRFGKRTKKLEIKHLD is encoded by the coding sequence ATGGAGAGAAAGTTTATAACTATAAAACAAGCATCTGATATTCTTGGAGTCTCAACCCTAACCCTTAGAAATTGGGACAAGAGTGGTAAGTTTAAAGCTCTAAGGCATCCAATAAACAACTATCGGGTTTACGAATTGTCAGAAATAGAGAGATTAATTTCCGAGATGAAAAACGCCAACAACCAGAGATTCGGTAAACGGACGAAAAAACTTGAAATAAAACACCTGGATTAA
- the gatB gene encoding Asp-tRNA(Asn)/Glu-tRNA(Gln) amidotransferase subunit GatB: protein MNNYIPTIGLEIHAELKTETKMFCNSKNNPDESEPNKNICPICTGQPGTLPTINKEAVKHVLKVGLAVGGNLADFTEFDRKNYFYPDIPKGYQISQYKYPLVSGGEINKISLTRIHLEEDTATSLHERGEYSLVDFNRAGLPLLELVTEPVIHSAEDASAFAKELQLLLQYLGASDSNMEKGEMRIEANISVGVGKELGVKVEVKNLNSFKSVEQAIKYEIKRQIELLEGGGRVQQETRGWDEKKEETFVQRAKESSHDYRYFPDPDLPKLYISQIPEFDRGLLLKEIPELPWEKRGRYEDLGLKTEDINFFLQSRNKFFDGLFQKILKFSGDVEIVKLSVNYITSDMVGLAKRGVDLDIDHLEFIKLMMMVKENKISSRGAKDILAILVGEGGDVEKIAEENNLLQKSDEGELKEIVRKIIEENPKVVEEYRSGKESVLQYLVGQGMKETRGAGNPQVLKDLFLDLLV from the coding sequence ATGAATAATTATATTCCAACAATTGGTTTGGAAATCCATGCGGAGTTGAAGACGGAAACTAAAATGTTCTGCAACTCCAAAAATAATCCGGATGAATCCGAGCCGAATAAAAATATTTGTCCGATCTGCACCGGACAACCGGGGACTCTGCCGACAATAAATAAAGAAGCCGTCAAACATGTTTTGAAGGTCGGTCTTGCTGTTGGTGGAAACCTTGCGGATTTTACTGAGTTTGACCGAAAAAATTATTTTTACCCAGACATTCCAAAGGGTTATCAAATAAGTCAGTATAAGTATCCACTGGTTTCTGGTGGGGAAATAAACAAGATAAGTCTCACAAGAATTCATCTTGAAGAAGACACGGCGACATCCTTACATGAGCGTGGCGAATACAGTCTTGTTGACTTCAATCGAGCAGGGCTTCCTCTTTTGGAACTTGTTACCGAACCGGTCATACATTCGGCAGAAGACGCTTCTGCTTTTGCTAAAGAATTACAGCTTTTGTTGCAGTATCTCGGAGCCTCTGATTCCAATATGGAAAAAGGTGAAATGCGAATTGAAGCAAATATTTCTGTTGGTGTTGGCAAAGAACTTGGGGTTAAGGTTGAGGTAAAGAATTTAAACTCTTTCAAGAGTGTGGAGCAGGCAATTAAATATGAAATAAAAAGGCAAATTGAACTGCTTGAAGGCGGGGGTCGGGTACAACAAGAAACTAGAGGGTGGGACGAGAAAAAGGAAGAGACCTTTGTTCAAAGAGCGAAAGAGTCTTCCCACGACTATCGATATTTTCCAGATCCAGATTTACCTAAGCTCTACATAAGCCAAATTCCAGAATTTGATAGGGGACTGTTACTTAAAGAAATTCCAGAATTGCCTTGGGAGAAAAGGGGCAGGTATGAAGATTTGGGATTAAAAACTGAAGACATAAATTTTTTCCTCCAGTCGCGCAATAAATTTTTTGATGGTCTGTTTCAAAAAATCTTAAAGTTTTCTGGTGACGTTGAAATCGTAAAGTTGTCTGTGAACTACATAACTTCAGATATGGTGGGGCTTGCGAAGCGGGGAGTAGATTTAGACATAGATCATCTTGAGTTCATCAAATTAATGATGATGGTCAAGGAAAATAAAATATCTTCGCGTGGTGCAAAAGATATTCTTGCAATTCTCGTAGGCGAGGGTGGCGATGTAGAAAAGATCGCGGAAGAAAATAATCTTTTACAGAAAAGTGACGAGGGAGAATTAAAAGAAATTGTTCGAAAAATAATAGAAGAGAATCCAAAGGTTGTTGAGGAATACAGGAGTGGAAAAGAATCAGTTTTACAATACTTGGTAGGGCAAGGGATGAAAGAAACTAGAGGTGCTGGAAATCCGCAGGTCTTGAAGGATTTATTCTTAGATCTCTTGGTTTAA